One genomic segment of Streptomyces sp. RKND-216 includes these proteins:
- a CDS encoding transglycosylase family protein, with the protein MPARGRHRRHRPGPVSRTSLRVTAGGAGLALPLVAAGAGHAAAEDTWDRVAECESSGRWHIDTGNGYFGGLQFAQSTWEAYGGTRYAPSADQATKDQQIAVAEKVLEGQGEQAWPTCGPRAGLGADDARPTGGAEAATTNEAEEPQTKAESAEASRTRAERAERAAAARAERRSQATSYEVVGGDSLSSIARAHEVDGGWPALYDRNRDVVGVDPDLILPGQRLSLEDRAASAPEVKPEQREQRAETPAPKQQKQAEKPAPKPEPEAEPKPKPEPRAEKAASPKAVSPVAGAHTGTPYRASGSGWSSGYHTGVDFPVPTGTTVRAVSGADVVSAGWAGAYGYQVVLRHDDGRYSQYAHLSAISVSSGQHVNAGQRLGRSGSTGNSTGPHLHFEVRTGPGYGSDIDPLAYLRGRGVGI; encoded by the coding sequence ATGCCCGCACGTGGACGCCACCGCCGCCACCGGCCCGGCCCCGTCTCCCGCACCTCGCTCAGAGTCACGGCCGGCGGCGCCGGACTCGCACTGCCGCTCGTGGCCGCCGGCGCCGGTCACGCCGCCGCGGAGGACACCTGGGACCGGGTCGCCGAGTGCGAGAGCAGCGGCCGCTGGCACATCGACACCGGCAACGGGTACTTCGGCGGGCTCCAGTTCGCCCAGAGCACCTGGGAGGCCTACGGCGGCACCCGCTACGCGCCCAGCGCCGACCAGGCCACGAAGGACCAGCAGATAGCCGTGGCCGAGAAGGTGCTGGAGGGGCAGGGGGAACAGGCATGGCCCACCTGCGGGCCGCGCGCCGGGCTCGGGGCGGACGACGCCCGGCCGACCGGCGGCGCGGAAGCGGCGACGACGAACGAAGCGGAGGAGCCACAGACGAAGGCGGAGTCCGCGGAGGCCTCGCGGACCCGGGCGGAACGCGCGGAACGCGCGGCGGCGGCCCGGGCCGAACGCCGCAGCCAGGCCACCTCGTACGAGGTGGTGGGCGGCGACAGTCTGTCGTCCATCGCCCGCGCGCACGAGGTGGACGGCGGCTGGCCCGCCCTCTACGACCGCAACCGGGACGTCGTCGGAGTCGACCCGGACCTCATCCTCCCCGGGCAGCGGCTGAGCCTGGAGGACCGGGCCGCGTCCGCGCCCGAGGTGAAGCCGGAGCAGCGCGAGCAGCGGGCGGAGACGCCCGCGCCGAAGCAGCAGAAGCAGGCGGAGAAGCCCGCCCCGAAACCCGAGCCCGAGGCGGAACCGAAGCCGAAGCCGGAACCGAGGGCCGAGAAGGCCGCGTCGCCGAAGGCCGTGTCGCCGGTGGCGGGGGCGCACACCGGGACCCCGTACAGGGCCTCGGGCAGCGGCTGGTCCTCCGGATACCACACCGGCGTCGACTTCCCCGTACCCACCGGCACCACCGTGCGGGCCGTCTCCGGCGCCGACGTGGTGTCCGCGGGATGGGCGGGGGCGTACGGCTACCAGGTGGTGCTCCGGCACGACGACGGCCGCTACAGCCAGTACGCGCACCTGTCGGCGATCTCGGTGTCCTCCGGGCAGCACGTCAACGCGGGCCAGCGGCTGGGCCGTTCCGGCTCTACGGGCAACTCCACGGGCCCGCACCTGCACTTCGAGGTGCGCACCGGCCCGGGCTACGGCTCCGACATCGACCCGCTGGCCTATCTGCGCGGGCGCGGGGTCGGCATCTGA
- a CDS encoding DUF6343 family protein, which produces MPRSRSGAVGRRRERTGTEPVTARSALGLRLLLSAVFLPVFLAATALFWYWTAVSGPQDVPDSGSLRVLAVACAVLSVLALVDLAAVLRRRRREHPRLPPPR; this is translated from the coding sequence GTGCCCCGCTCGCGCTCCGGCGCGGTGGGGCGTCGCCGGGAGCGCACCGGGACGGAGCCCGTCACCGCGCGCAGCGCCCTCGGGCTGCGCCTGCTGCTGTCCGCGGTGTTCCTCCCCGTGTTCCTCGCCGCCACCGCCCTGTTCTGGTACTGGACCGCGGTCAGCGGCCCACAGGACGTCCCCGACAGCGGATCGCTGCGCGTGCTGGCCGTCGCCTGCGCGGTGCTGTCCGTGCTGGCGCTGGTGGATCTGGCGGCCGTCCTGCGGCGCCGCCGCCGCGAGCATCCGCGTCTGCCGCCACCCCGCTGA
- a CDS encoding glucose 1-dehydrogenase — MRALTVIPGQEGSLRVEERPDPEPAPGELLVEGVAIGVCGTDREIVSGTHGSAPPGGDRLLIGHESLGKVRRAPEGSGFVPGELVVGMVRRPDPVPCGACAHGFVDMCRNGRYGERGIKDLDGYASTLWTVDPAYAVRLSPGLERVGALLEPTTVVAKAWDQVQRIGDRSWFAPESVLVTGAGPVGLLAALLGRQRGLAVHVLDRAEEGRKPELARELGATYHTDDVTAVMERVRPDVVIEATGAPPVAFGAMRSLGPYGVLCLTGLSPSGRALRIDAGELNTELVLDNAVVVGSVNAHRDHFRQAAAALAGGDRDWLERLITRRVPLDSFADAFAEREPGGVKTVLELGC, encoded by the coding sequence ATGCGGGCACTGACCGTCATACCCGGCCAGGAGGGCTCCCTCCGCGTCGAGGAACGGCCGGACCCCGAACCGGCGCCCGGCGAGCTGCTGGTGGAGGGGGTCGCTATCGGCGTGTGCGGCACCGACCGGGAGATCGTCTCCGGCACGCACGGCAGCGCCCCGCCGGGTGGGGACCGGCTGCTCATCGGGCACGAGTCACTCGGCAAGGTCCGCAGGGCGCCCGAGGGCTCGGGCTTCGTGCCCGGCGAGCTGGTGGTGGGTATGGTGCGCCGGCCGGACCCGGTGCCCTGCGGGGCGTGCGCACACGGCTTCGTGGACATGTGCCGCAACGGCCGGTACGGCGAACGCGGCATCAAGGACCTGGACGGCTACGCCTCCACGCTCTGGACGGTCGACCCGGCCTACGCGGTGCGGCTGTCGCCGGGGCTGGAGCGGGTCGGAGCACTGCTGGAGCCGACGACGGTGGTGGCCAAGGCATGGGACCAGGTGCAGCGCATCGGGGACCGCTCGTGGTTCGCCCCGGAGTCGGTGCTGGTGACGGGCGCCGGGCCGGTCGGGCTGCTGGCGGCGCTGCTGGGCCGGCAGCGGGGGCTGGCCGTGCACGTGCTGGACCGCGCCGAGGAGGGGCGGAAGCCCGAGCTGGCCCGGGAGCTGGGGGCGACGTACCACACCGACGACGTGACAGCGGTGATGGAGCGGGTACGGCCGGACGTGGTGATCGAGGCGACGGGCGCTCCCCCGGTGGCGTTCGGGGCGATGCGGTCGCTGGGCCCGTACGGCGTGCTCTGCCTGACGGGGCTGTCCCCCTCCGGCCGCGCGCTGCGCATCGACGCCGGTGAGCTGAACACCGAACTGGTGCTGGACAACGCGGTGGTGGTCGGTTCGGTGAACGCGCACCGCGACCACTTCCGGCAGGCGGCGGCCGCGCTCGCCGGGGGCGACCGGGACTGGCTGGAGCGCCTCATCACGCGGCGGGTGCCGCTGGACTCCTTCGCCGACGCCTTCGCCGAGCGGGAGCCCGGGGGCGTGAAGACGGTGCTCGAACTCGGCTGCTGA
- a CDS encoding SAM-dependent methyltransferase gives MERPAWAPQGIDLTVPSVSRIYDYYLGGSHNFEVDREAGRKAIEAWPGLPKVMQANRAFMRRAIRYAVSQGLTQFLDIGSGIPTFGNVHEVAQQADPEARVVYVDNDPVAVAHSRAVLQDNDRTDVVSADFRAPRDILRSPEVERLLDLDRPVMLLLVAVLHFIEDRDEPWKAVAELRDALPPGSMLAVTHASGDGEYKVADRGEGASNVYRRIGSPLLMRSEADVARFFEGWDLVEPGLVAMPRWRPDSPTDQEDPVMFSGFAGVGRKPEHAG, from the coding sequence ATGGAACGTCCCGCGTGGGCCCCGCAGGGGATAGACCTGACCGTACCGAGCGTTTCCCGCATCTACGACTACTACCTGGGCGGTTCGCACAACTTCGAGGTCGACCGGGAGGCGGGCCGCAAGGCCATCGAGGCCTGGCCGGGGCTGCCGAAGGTGATGCAGGCCAACCGGGCGTTCATGCGCCGCGCCATCCGGTACGCCGTCAGCCAGGGCCTGACACAGTTCCTCGACATCGGCTCCGGCATCCCCACCTTCGGCAACGTGCACGAGGTCGCCCAGCAGGCGGACCCCGAGGCGCGGGTGGTGTACGTGGACAACGACCCGGTCGCGGTAGCGCACAGCCGGGCGGTGCTCCAGGACAACGACCGTACGGACGTGGTGTCCGCCGACTTCCGTGCGCCGCGCGACATCCTGCGCAGCCCCGAGGTGGAGCGGCTACTCGACCTGGACAGACCGGTGATGTTGCTGCTGGTCGCGGTGCTGCACTTCATCGAGGACCGGGACGAGCCGTGGAAGGCGGTCGCGGAACTGCGGGACGCGCTTCCGCCGGGCAGCATGCTGGCGGTCACCCACGCGTCCGGCGACGGCGAGTACAAGGTCGCGGACCGCGGGGAGGGCGCGTCGAACGTCTACCGCCGTATCGGTTCCCCCCTGCTGATGCGCTCCGAGGCGGACGTGGCGCGATTCTTCGAGGGCTGGGACCTGGTGGAGCCGGGCCTGGTGGCGATGCCCCGCTGGCGCCCGGACTCCCCCACGGACCAGGAGGACCCGGTGATGTTCAGCGGATTCGCCGGGGTGGGCCGCAAGCCGGAGCACGCCGGGTGA
- a CDS encoding EAL domain-containing protein yields the protein MNPAPQLKGTAADGLRRFATIWSRAVYPATATSMTRAEFEDYLHPLAVRLGDALHAHPFTPSPGREVGEALVAAHCTAPDALPQILGVVESYLVLYSAADTPLPVEEGRARCSRLQHAVAAGFAKALRERTRSEQEALSRAALAAQAAVEEALHTSETRFRTVFKDATIGIGIADMDGRIRDVNGALARMFNCSEEELRRRNVSEWVHPSDAPEVWRMHRELVRGERDHFRVEKPYHRPDGTVLWTNLTVSLLRGAEGEPRYQLALMEDITERRLLHLRLRYEATHDELTGLPNRTLFAERLERVLAGTGPTGRGNESRSGRFGLLYLDIDGFKAVNDSLGHAVGDQLLVSVAERLQSCAAAPNHLVGRIGGDEFVALISNPSGREEVTELARQALAALATPITVDGRDLSVRASIGIVEGSSGELGPAEVLRSADITMYRAKDSGGNRYEIADPVSDARAIDRHSLTNHLPGALERGEFFLEYQPLIRMSDSRLTGAEALVRWRHPVHGLLGPDRFIPLAEHTGLIVPLGRWVLEQAVRQACDWCAHPVLGGRAADGEPIRVNVNLSPRQLHHPDLVQDTVAVLERAGLTPASLCLEVTESALIGADEDELKPLRQLAEMGVDIALDDFGTGYSNLANLRRLPATTLKLDRSFTQGLQQHPADPVDVTFVGGIVSLAHALGLRVTVEGVETEAQAAQLRELGCDTAQGWYYARPAPAEEIVAHWATA from the coding sequence GTGAATCCCGCGCCGCAGCTGAAGGGGACCGCGGCCGACGGGCTGCGGCGCTTCGCGACCATCTGGAGCCGTGCTGTCTACCCCGCGACGGCGACCTCGATGACGCGCGCGGAGTTCGAGGACTACCTCCATCCGCTCGCCGTCCGGCTCGGCGATGCGCTGCACGCGCATCCCTTCACCCCCTCACCCGGCCGGGAGGTCGGGGAGGCGCTGGTGGCGGCGCACTGCACCGCCCCGGACGCACTGCCGCAGATCCTCGGCGTGGTGGAGTCGTACCTGGTACTCTACAGCGCCGCGGACACCCCGCTGCCGGTGGAGGAGGGCCGTGCCCGCTGCTCCCGCCTGCAGCACGCGGTCGCCGCCGGGTTCGCCAAGGCGCTCCGCGAGCGGACGCGTTCGGAGCAGGAGGCGCTGTCCCGGGCGGCGCTGGCCGCTCAGGCAGCCGTCGAAGAGGCGCTGCACACCAGCGAAACCCGGTTCCGCACGGTCTTCAAGGACGCCACCATCGGTATCGGCATCGCCGACATGGACGGGCGGATCCGCGACGTCAACGGCGCGCTGGCCCGCATGTTCAACTGCTCCGAGGAGGAGCTGCGGCGGCGGAACGTCAGCGAGTGGGTGCATCCCAGCGACGCGCCCGAGGTGTGGCGCATGCACCGGGAGCTGGTGCGCGGCGAGCGGGACCACTTCCGGGTGGAGAAGCCGTACCACCGGCCGGACGGCACGGTGCTGTGGACGAACCTCACCGTCTCGCTGCTGCGCGGCGCCGAGGGCGAGCCCCGCTACCAGCTCGCCCTGATGGAGGACATCACCGAACGGCGCCTGCTGCACCTGCGGCTGCGGTACGAGGCGACGCACGACGAGCTGACCGGCCTGCCCAACCGGACGCTGTTCGCGGAGCGGCTGGAGCGCGTGCTGGCCGGCACGGGACCGACGGGGCGTGGCAACGAGAGCCGCAGCGGCAGATTCGGCCTGCTCTACCTGGACATCGACGGGTTCAAGGCCGTCAACGACAGCCTGGGACACGCGGTCGGCGACCAGTTGCTGGTGTCGGTGGCCGAGCGCCTCCAGTCCTGTGCGGCGGCGCCCAACCATCTGGTGGGGCGGATCGGCGGGGACGAGTTCGTCGCCCTGATCTCCAACCCCTCCGGCCGCGAGGAGGTCACCGAGCTGGCCCGGCAGGCGCTGGCCGCGCTGGCCACGCCGATCACCGTTGACGGCCGCGACCTGTCGGTCCGGGCCAGCATCGGCATCGTGGAGGGCAGCAGCGGCGAACTGGGCCCCGCGGAGGTGCTGCGCAGCGCGGACATCACCATGTACCGGGCCAAGGACTCGGGCGGCAATCGGTACGAGATCGCCGACCCGGTCTCTGACGCCCGCGCGATCGACCGGCACAGCCTCACCAACCACCTGCCCGGTGCGCTGGAGCGCGGCGAGTTCTTCCTCGAGTACCAGCCGCTGATACGGATGAGCGACAGTCGGCTGACCGGTGCCGAGGCGCTGGTGCGCTGGCGGCACCCGGTCCACGGCCTGCTGGGACCGGACCGTTTCATCCCGCTGGCCGAACACACGGGACTGATCGTGCCGTTGGGCCGCTGGGTGCTGGAGCAGGCGGTGCGGCAGGCGTGCGACTGGTGTGCCCACCCGGTGTTGGGCGGCCGGGCGGCGGACGGCGAACCGATCCGGGTCAACGTGAACCTCTCGCCCCGGCAGCTGCATCATCCCGACCTGGTGCAGGACACCGTGGCCGTGCTGGAGCGGGCCGGTCTCACCCCCGCGTCGCTCTGCCTGGAGGTCACGGAGAGCGCTCTGATCGGCGCCGACGAGGACGAACTCAAGCCGTTGCGGCAGCTCGCCGAGATGGGCGTCGACATCGCTCTGGACGACTTCGGCACCGGCTACTCCAACCTGGCCAACCTGCGGCGGCTGCCGGCGACGACGCTGAAACTGGACCGCTCCTTCACCCAGGGACTCCAGCAGCATCCGGCGGACCCGGTCGACGTGACCTTCGTCGGCGGCATCGTGTCGCTGGCGCACGCGCTGGGGCTGCGCGTCACCGTGGAGGGCGTGGAGACCGAAGCGCAGGCGGCGCAGCTGCGCGAGCTGGGCTGCGACACCGCGCAGGGCTGGTACTACGCGCGCCCGGCACCCGCGGAGGAGATCGTGGCGCACTGGGCGACTGCCTGA
- a CDS encoding alpha/beta hydrolase, which produces MDATVDFTPATDDTPVATYTWLPSAGSPRALVQIAHGAAEHAARYDRFARHLTDHGYAVVASDHRGHGRTADHTGGLGVAGPGGWRAVVDDLHTVGRRARSALPPDLPYVLLGHSMGSQLARDFAQEYGADLDGLMLSGTFRSLPGCETQNAAERLRGEVEERGRDALSDFVPSLFGSFNDPYPHRTGFEWLTRDEAEVDAYVADARCGFPFSAGLSLDWVLAVRRINDPARLARIPRDLPVHVAVGDRDPCHGGMTLVYELLEDFRYLGTRDLTWRAYPQARHEILNETHRDEVQADLLAWLDVHTAR; this is translated from the coding sequence ATGGACGCCACCGTGGACTTCACCCCCGCCACGGACGACACGCCCGTGGCCACGTACACCTGGCTGCCGTCGGCCGGGAGCCCCCGCGCACTCGTGCAGATCGCGCACGGCGCGGCCGAACACGCGGCCCGCTACGACCGGTTCGCCCGCCACCTGACCGACCACGGCTACGCGGTGGTCGCCTCCGACCACCGCGGACACGGCCGCACCGCCGACCACACCGGCGGCCTGGGCGTCGCCGGGCCTGGCGGCTGGCGCGCGGTCGTCGACGACCTGCACACCGTCGGGCGGCGCGCGCGGTCCGCGCTGCCGCCGGACCTGCCGTACGTGCTGCTCGGGCACAGCATGGGCTCCCAGCTGGCCCGCGACTTCGCCCAGGAGTACGGCGCCGACCTGGACGGACTGATGCTGTCCGGCACCTTCCGCTCCCTGCCCGGTTGCGAAACGCAGAACGCGGCCGAACGGCTGCGCGGTGAAGTCGAGGAGCGGGGGCGGGACGCCCTGTCGGACTTCGTCCCGTCGCTGTTCGGCTCCTTCAACGACCCCTACCCGCACCGCACCGGCTTCGAATGGCTCACCCGGGACGAGGCCGAGGTCGACGCGTACGTCGCCGACGCGCGGTGCGGCTTCCCGTTCAGCGCCGGACTGTCCCTGGACTGGGTCCTGGCCGTGCGCCGGATCAACGATCCCGCACGCCTCGCCCGCATCCCCCGCGACCTCCCCGTGCACGTCGCCGTCGGTGACCGCGACCCGTGCCACGGCGGCATGACGCTGGTGTACGAACTGCTGGAGGACTTCCGCTACCTGGGTACACGGGACCTGACCTGGCGGGCGTACCCACAGGCGCGGCACGAGATCCTCAACGAGACCCACCGCGACGAGGTGCAGGCCGACCTGCTGGCCTGGCTGGACGTGCACACCGCCCGCTGA
- a CDS encoding cytochrome P450 codes for MAVPALHGPRFAADPDAAYAALRDRGPAHWVELAPGVEAVLVTDYDVALYVLRSPWFSRDARRWAAMAEGRVPFDNQVVPMMGWRPSLLFADGERHLRLRTSVDDTLARVNPHRLRRYVQRSAVALIDSFGPDGGADLVGGYADRIPVLVLAQLFGCPDEIATRMAAAFGSMIDAEPAAAQQGSADLANCLGDLVAAKRRTPGADVTSWLLNHSAALSDEETIHQLVALLGAGTAPQSAWISTSVLLLLTDDRFGHDLTGGSLTVVDALNEVLWTRPPMSNYCFHYAVAEQVLRDVRGREFAVPPGVPVLVSHAAANTDPAVAAHGALAANHSHLAFSAGPHLCPAKDIAGVIAEAAIETLLDLLPEMELALPPDRLTWRPGPFHRSLATLPVVFPGTAPRRSPNVTPR; via the coding sequence GTGGCAGTCCCGGCCCTGCACGGCCCCCGCTTCGCCGCCGACCCCGACGCCGCCTACGCGGCGCTCCGCGACCGCGGCCCGGCCCACTGGGTCGAACTCGCCCCCGGTGTCGAAGCCGTGCTGGTCACCGACTACGACGTCGCCCTGTATGTGCTGCGCAGCCCCTGGTTCAGCCGGGACGCCCGCCGCTGGGCCGCCATGGCCGAGGGACGGGTGCCCTTCGACAACCAGGTGGTCCCAATGATGGGTTGGCGGCCCAGCCTGCTCTTCGCCGACGGGGAACGCCATCTGCGGCTGCGCACCTCCGTCGACGACACCCTGGCCCGCGTCAACCCCCACCGGCTGCGTCGCTACGTGCAGCGCAGCGCCGTCGCGCTCATCGACTCCTTCGGCCCGGACGGCGGCGCCGACCTGGTCGGCGGTTACGCGGACCGGATTCCCGTTCTCGTCCTCGCCCAGCTCTTCGGCTGCCCCGACGAGATCGCGACCCGGATGGCCGCCGCCTTCGGCAGCATGATCGACGCCGAACCGGCCGCCGCCCAGCAGGGCAGCGCCGACCTCGCCAACTGCCTCGGCGACCTGGTGGCCGCCAAACGCCGCACCCCGGGCGCCGACGTGACGTCCTGGCTGCTCAACCACTCCGCGGCGCTGAGCGACGAGGAGACCATCCACCAGCTGGTGGCGCTGCTGGGCGCCGGTACCGCCCCGCAGTCCGCGTGGATCTCCACCTCCGTGCTGCTGCTCCTCACCGACGACCGGTTCGGCCACGACCTCACCGGCGGCAGCCTCACCGTCGTCGACGCGCTGAACGAGGTGCTGTGGACCCGGCCGCCGATGTCCAACTACTGCTTCCACTACGCCGTCGCCGAGCAGGTCCTCCGGGACGTCCGCGGCCGCGAGTTCGCGGTGCCGCCCGGCGTGCCGGTGCTGGTCTCGCACGCCGCCGCCAACACCGACCCGGCGGTCGCCGCGCACGGCGCGCTCGCCGCCAACCACTCCCACCTGGCCTTCAGCGCCGGCCCGCACCTGTGTCCCGCGAAGGACATCGCCGGCGTCATCGCCGAGGCCGCGATCGAGACGCTGCTCGACCTGCTGCCCGAGATGGAGCTGGCGCTCCCGCCCGACCGGCTCACCTGGCGTCCCGGGCCGTTCCACCGCAGCCTCGCCACGCTCCCCGTCGTCTTCCCCGGCACCGCTCCCCGCAGATCCCCCAACGTCACGCCCCGATGA
- a CDS encoding DUF742 domain-containing protein, with the protein MSRPRRRADLVRAYVITGGRARPTRNTHVLDVVTLVTATPDRTTAGLAPEQRAAVDMVRGGFLSVVELASHLGQPLTVTRVLLADLLDTGHLVTRLPEARTPEPLSEVQILERVLAGLHAL; encoded by the coding sequence GTGAGCCGCCCGCGCCGCCGTGCGGATCTGGTCCGCGCCTACGTCATCACCGGCGGCCGGGCCCGGCCCACCCGCAACACGCACGTGCTGGACGTGGTCACCCTGGTGACGGCGACGCCCGACCGCACCACCGCCGGGCTGGCGCCCGAGCAGCGGGCGGCCGTGGACATGGTGCGCGGCGGCTTCCTCTCGGTCGTCGAACTCGCCAGCCACCTCGGGCAGCCGCTCACCGTGACCCGCGTCCTGCTCGCCGACCTGCTGGACACCGGCCACCTGGTCACCCGGCTGCCCGAGGCCCGGACACCGGAACCCCTCAGCGAGGTGCAGATCCTGGAACGCGTCCTGGCCGGCCTCCACGCCCTCTGA
- a CDS encoding roadblock/LC7 domain-containing protein, with translation MTDNRDAWMLRQVLDQPGVLDAILVSADGLLRAFSPGLDRDDAETVAAALAGVQATSRATARFCRAKEDSWEQSLVQFGGGFVLTVRAGEGMFMSVATGADADIEAVAYRMHQVVGQMGRELVSPPRQSVGSPR, from the coding sequence ATGACCGACAACCGTGACGCCTGGATGCTCCGCCAGGTACTGGACCAGCCCGGTGTGCTCGATGCGATCCTCGTGTCCGCGGACGGCCTCCTGCGGGCCTTCTCGCCCGGCCTGGACCGGGACGACGCCGAGACCGTCGCCGCCGCCCTGGCCGGCGTGCAGGCGACCAGCCGGGCCACCGCGCGGTTCTGCCGGGCCAAAGAAGACTCCTGGGAGCAGTCCCTGGTGCAGTTCGGCGGCGGCTTCGTGCTCACCGTCCGGGCCGGGGAAGGGATGTTCATGTCCGTCGCCACCGGCGCCGACGCCGACATCGAGGCGGTCGCCTACCGCATGCACCAGGTCGTCGGGCAGATGGGCCGGGAGCTGGTCAGCCCGCCCCGGCAGAGCGTGGGCAGTCCACGGTGA
- a CDS encoding ATP-binding protein: protein MPDLADALRPLVEAALVCALVLLSLRLRTLRRLRRELAESRAEVRAGQDELARHRARVLPEALAEAHQQAEEATQGLLRSVARTVQGLANSQQKKITDMLRRHDDPDFVEDLLVVDHTNAQILRRSAGITVVCGSWPGRQHDATPLVDVVRGAVGRILDYRRVRLVRVEDGRGVVGRVVEGLVLTLAELLENATRYSNPSTLVQVHLQLTHHGLAVVIEDAGIGLNPAERERVARVLAPDGPAPDLTGLGNPPHFGLVVCALLARRYGFTVHVDGSSAFGGVRAVVNLPSDLLTDAVPPPGHDDAAVPAVAPAVPAPPPRCTAPAAPAPPRQRTAPADPPVTAVGLPRRVPRTDGEGPPAPPPGPPATADPDLSPAPLGGFLRGSRAARHARPTTEGNPEP from the coding sequence ATGCCTGACCTCGCCGACGCCTTGCGCCCCCTCGTGGAGGCGGCGCTGGTGTGTGCGCTGGTCTTACTGTCCCTGCGGCTGCGGACCCTGCGCCGACTGCGCCGCGAACTGGCGGAGTCCCGCGCGGAGGTACGAGCCGGGCAGGACGAACTGGCCCGGCACCGGGCCCGTGTGCTGCCCGAAGCGCTCGCCGAGGCCCACCAGCAGGCGGAAGAGGCGACACAGGGCCTGCTGCGCTCGGTGGCCCGCACGGTGCAGGGGCTCGCCAACAGCCAGCAGAAGAAGATCACCGACATGCTGCGGCGCCACGACGACCCCGACTTCGTCGAGGACCTGCTCGTCGTCGACCACACCAACGCCCAGATCCTCCGCCGGTCCGCCGGGATCACGGTGGTCTGCGGCTCCTGGCCCGGGCGCCAGCACGACGCCACCCCGCTGGTCGACGTGGTGCGCGGTGCGGTGGGCCGCATCCTGGACTACCGGCGCGTCCGGCTCGTACGGGTGGAGGACGGCAGGGGGGTCGTCGGCCGCGTGGTCGAGGGACTCGTCCTCACGCTCGCCGAACTGCTGGAGAACGCCACCCGTTACTCCAACCCCAGCACGCTGGTGCAGGTGCACCTCCAGCTCACCCACCACGGACTGGCCGTCGTCATCGAGGACGCCGGCATCGGGCTCAACCCGGCCGAGCGGGAACGCGTCGCCCGCGTCCTCGCTCCCGACGGGCCTGCGCCGGACCTGACCGGACTCGGCAACCCGCCGCACTTCGGACTGGTCGTGTGCGCCCTGCTGGCCCGCCGCTACGGCTTCACCGTGCACGTCGACGGGAGCTCCGCCTTCGGCGGCGTCCGGGCCGTGGTGAACCTGCCCAGCGACCTGCTCACCGACGCCGTCCCGCCGCCCGGCCACGACGACGCGGCCGTCCCCGCGGTGGCCCCTGCGGTACCCGCACCGCCGCCGCGGTGCACCGCCCCCGCGGCACCCGCACCGCCCCGGCAGCGCACCGCCCCCGCGGACCCACCCGTCACCGCCGTCGGACTGCCCCGGCGCGTCCCCCGCACCGACGGCGAGGGGCCTCCCGCACCCCCGCCCGGGCCGCCCGCCACGGCGGACCCCGACCTGTCCCCGGCGCCGCTCGGCGGCTTCCTCCGCGGCAGCCGCGCCGCCCGCCACGCACGACCGACCACCGAAGGGAACCCAGAGCCATGA
- a CDS encoding tyrosine-protein phosphatase, with protein MTQQSAEPKLTGVRNFRDVGGLPAAEGRRVRPGVLFRSGHLAHATAEDVEFLGGLGLHTVFDFRNAADQALEGPDARLPGVRNVNIPLTDPAEGAEFWRMVRDGDMAQLRRALSDGQAAGRMTASYRSIIRHRTGEHSRVLHAMAEDSLPALMHCAAGKDRAGLSVAVTLLAVGVDREAIEADYLTSNSPHRRYKVHRSEGAEGGLSPEVMELLAPLFDARPAYLAAAYDAIEETWGGVESYLGQGLKLSDGTRERLRARLLED; from the coding sequence GTGACGCAGCAGTCCGCCGAGCCGAAGCTGACCGGGGTGCGCAACTTCCGCGACGTGGGCGGACTGCCGGCCGCCGAGGGGCGTCGGGTGCGTCCGGGCGTCCTGTTCCGCAGCGGCCATCTCGCGCACGCGACCGCGGAGGACGTGGAGTTCCTCGGCGGCCTGGGGCTGCACACGGTCTTCGACTTCCGCAACGCGGCCGACCAGGCCCTGGAGGGGCCGGACGCCCGGCTGCCGGGCGTCCGCAACGTCAACATTCCGCTGACGGACCCGGCGGAGGGCGCGGAGTTCTGGCGGATGGTGCGGGACGGGGACATGGCGCAGCTGCGCCGGGCGCTCTCGGACGGGCAGGCGGCCGGCCGGATGACCGCCTCGTACCGGTCGATCATCCGGCACCGGACGGGCGAGCACAGCAGAGTGCTGCACGCCATGGCCGAGGACAGCCTGCCCGCCCTGATGCACTGCGCCGCGGGCAAGGACCGTGCGGGCCTCTCCGTCGCCGTGACGCTGCTCGCGGTAGGCGTGGACCGGGAGGCGATAGAGGCGGACTACCTCACGTCGAACTCCCCGCACCGCCGCTACAAGGTGCACCGCTCCGAAGGCGCGGAGGGCGGGCTGTCGCCCGAGGTGATGGAGCTGCTGGCGCCGCTCTTCGACGCCCGCCCCGCCTACCTCGCGGCGGCGTACGACGCCATCGAGGAGACGTGGGGCGGGGTCGAGAGCTACCTCGGGCAGGGTCTGAAGCTGTCGGACGGGACGCGCGAACGGCTCCGGGCCCGCCTGCTCGAGGACTGA